The Rathayibacter caricis DSM 15933 genomic sequence CTGGTCGAGAACCCGTCGCTGAACACCGGCGGCTTCGACGGCGTCGTCACGGCGACCGACGACACCCACGTGAGCATCACCTGGGACCACCCGGCCTTCGTCACCGGCCCCACGGTCCTCGGCCGCACGCCGATCGTCCCCGAGCACCTCTGGGCCGACGTCGACCCGGTGACCGACGTCGTCGCGGAGCCGGTCGGCACCGGCCCCTACCTCCTCGCCGACTTCAAGGCGCAGGCCTTCACCCTCGGCGTCAACGAGGACTACTGGGACGGCGCCCCCGCCGTGAAGGCGATCCGCTTCCTGTCGCTCTCGGGCAACACCGCCGGAGTCGACGCCCTCGCCGCCGGCACCATCGACTGGCAGACCGGTCCGGTGCCGGACATCGAGAACGTCGCGAAGAACTACCCCGGCTACGAGGCCATCACGGTCCCGCAGAACCAGGTCGCCCTGCTCAGCTGCGCGAACGTCGACCTCGGCTGCGTCGGCCCGCAGACCGACCCGGCCGTCCGCCAGGCGATCTACTACGCGCTCAACCGCGACCAGATCAACTCCCTCGCCTTCCAGAACACCGCCAGCGAGGTCTCGCCGACCTTCGTGCTGACGGAGTCGCAGGCCGAGTCGATCTCGACCGCGGTCACCGAGCCGGTCGCGCCCAGCTCGCCGGACCTCGACCGCGCGACGGCGCTCCTCGAGGAGGCCGGCTACGCGAAGGGCGGCGACGGGATCTACGCCAAGGACGGCGTGCCGCTGAAGCTGACCATCGAGGTCGTCACCGGCTGGACCGACTACATCACCGCGATCGACACGATGGCCCAGCAGCTCGGCGACGCCGGCATCGCGGTCACCGCGTCGCAGTCCTCGTGGAACGAGTGGACCGATAAGAAGAGCAAGGGCAACTACCAGCTCGCGATCGACTCGCTCGGCCAGGGCCCCGCCTCCGACCCGTACTACCTCTACAACAACTTCTTCACCACGGCGAACACCGCTCCCGTCGGCGAGGCTGCTCCGATCAACGTGGCCCGCTACAGCGACCCCGAG encodes the following:
- a CDS encoding ABC transporter substrate-binding protein gives rise to the protein MFLRVREGRRLRVLAAAAATAASALLLSGCTGGASSSGTSSADTLVAYTGQAGDYQINFNPYSPSKIGGLGTIYESLFFVTNINSDPYVPLLGTEYTWNAEGTQLDVTLRDDVTWSDGEAFTAEDVVFTFEMLVENPSLNTGGFDGVVTATDDTHVSITWDHPAFVTGPTVLGRTPIVPEHLWADVDPVTDVVAEPVGTGPYLLADFKAQAFTLGVNEDYWDGAPAVKAIRFLSLSGNTAGVDALAAGTIDWQTGPVPDIENVAKNYPGYEAITVPQNQVALLSCANVDLGCVGPQTDPAVRQAIYYALNRDQINSLAFQNTASEVSPTFVLTESQAESISTAVTEPVAPSSPDLDRATALLEEAGYAKGGDGIYAKDGVPLKLTIEVVTGWTDYITAIDTMAQQLGDAGIAVTASQSSWNEWTDKKSKGNYQLAIDSLGQGPASDPYYLYNNFFTTANTAPVGEAAPINVARYSDPEVDAAVEALTATSPDDTAARQAQFDIIQAKIVADMPYIPVMTGGTTSEYNAAKFDGWPTEDDLYAFPAIWASPDNAQIFKNLTPTGE